In Aliamphritea ceti, a single window of DNA contains:
- a CDS encoding monovalent cation/H+ antiporter complex subunit F — translation MTGILAAVCIAILVVMAIALARAFKAPTVYDRILGVNMFGTKTVLFIAVIGFLMGRPDFLDIAIVYALINFIGMVAVLRFFEYTSPIE, via the coding sequence ATGACAGGTATTCTGGCAGCAGTATGTATTGCGATTCTGGTCGTCATGGCGATTGCCCTGGCCAGAGCATTTAAAGCACCTACGGTTTATGACCGTATCCTTGGGGTCAATATGTTCGGCACCAAGACCGTTTTATTTATCGCGGTTATAGGATTTTTGATGGGACGACCGGACTTTCTGGACATTGCCATTGTATATGCGCTGATAAATTTTATTGGGATGGTCGCGGTACTTCGTTTCTTCGAATATACCTCACCAATTGAATAA
- a CDS encoding hydrogen peroxide-inducible genes activator, giving the protein MALKTPTIKQLEYFVRLAESTTFRGAAEQLKISQPTLSAQIYNLEKTLNLTLVERSRSGATLTPAGRDILANARQVLEEMNGLLDQAAMMNHGPGGTFRMGVSPTVGPYLLPHILPGLHYTYESLKLFVREHTPKALELDLLEGRLDLVLIPRPFNNPRLTTEILFDEPLKLIAPEDHPLAKLERVRSNNLKGQNILTLERQYSSYQQMEVLCSDLGATIARDYEGSSLDALRQMVIMQMGLTFLPSLYIYSEIHQPQGLIVRDIEDLNLHRTHVLAWRQNSPNRGFYRQLAELIRSLVKTNLSDAKLSF; this is encoded by the coding sequence ATGGCCCTGAAAACACCTACCATAAAACAGTTGGAATACTTTGTACGCCTGGCCGAATCCACCACTTTCCGTGGCGCAGCAGAGCAGCTCAAAATCAGTCAGCCAACGCTGTCAGCTCAGATCTATAACCTGGAAAAAACCTTAAATCTGACCCTGGTTGAACGTAGCCGCAGCGGGGCTACTCTAACCCCGGCAGGCAGGGATATACTGGCTAACGCCCGTCAGGTTCTTGAGGAAATGAATGGTCTTCTTGATCAGGCAGCGATGATGAACCATGGGCCTGGGGGAACCTTCCGTATGGGAGTATCACCCACCGTCGGCCCCTACCTGCTGCCACATATCTTACCGGGATTACATTACACCTATGAATCCCTTAAACTTTTTGTAAGGGAACACACACCTAAAGCATTAGAGCTTGACCTGCTTGAGGGACGACTGGACCTGGTACTGATTCCAAGACCATTTAACAACCCTCGTCTGACGACAGAAATATTGTTTGATGAACCACTAAAACTGATAGCACCAGAAGATCATCCACTGGCTAAGCTGGAAAGAGTCAGATCCAATAATCTGAAAGGTCAGAATATACTTACACTGGAAAGACAGTACAGTAGTTATCAGCAGATGGAAGTTCTCTGTTCCGACCTGGGTGCTACTATCGCCAGGGACTACGAAGGAAGCAGTCTGGATGCCCTGCGACAGATGGTGATCATGCAGATGGGATTAACTTTCTTACCCTCACTTTATATTTATTCTGAAATTCACCAGCCTCAAGGGTTGATCGTCAGGGATATTGAAGACCTGAACCTGCACCGCACCCATGTACTGGCCTGGCGGCAGAACTCACCAAATCGAGGCTTTTACAGACAATTAGCAGAACTTATACGCTCATTAGTGAAAACCAATCTATCTGATGCCAAACTAAGTTTTTGA
- a CDS encoding Na(+)/H(+) antiporter subunit D → MNSVIPFLPLLLGALAAIVLRGWLRNLIMIVAPILGAINLMGMDHGVFWSLEFMGYALEPVKVDKLSLMFGYLFHLASLIAVIYALHVKDTVQHVSGLAYAASAVGAVFAGDLLTLFIFWELLALTSVFLIWARRTDRAYSSGIRYLIIQILSGVLLLVGLLIFAQVNNSLLFTHIGLQHEGIAQLGAWLIFFGFGIKCAFPFMHNWLTDSYPEATPSGTIFLASFTTKVAVYAFARGFPGEEILVWIGVTMACFPIFFAVIENDLRRVLAYSLINQIGFMIVGIGIGTALALNGAVAHAFNDVIFKGLLMMTMGAVLHMTGKINGSELGGLYKSMPKTTVLCIVGAASISAFPLFSGFVSKSMIMAAAVSEGYDVVWLLLLFAAAGVFHHAGIKIPYFAFFAHDSGIRTTEPPKNMLIAMTLAAVACVVLGTFPAQTVYALLPWEHNYQPYDVTHVLTQLQLLFFSALAFVWLNLKNMYPPELPSTNLDADWFYRKLAPAVVKRVASTTYGAYVSVENSVILSVKRMVQNSYDAEAGQPKGYFAKLWPTETMVVWVAILLVVYLLFYYLH, encoded by the coding sequence ATGAATAGTGTGATACCGTTTCTTCCTTTGCTGCTAGGTGCTCTGGCGGCAATTGTGCTGCGGGGCTGGCTGCGTAATCTGATAATGATAGTGGCACCGATTCTGGGGGCTATAAACCTGATGGGGATGGACCATGGTGTGTTCTGGTCCCTCGAGTTTATGGGGTATGCTCTGGAGCCGGTAAAAGTAGACAAACTCAGCCTGATGTTTGGTTACCTGTTCCATCTCGCTTCATTGATTGCTGTTATTTATGCGCTGCATGTTAAAGATACAGTGCAGCATGTGTCTGGCCTGGCTTATGCAGCAAGTGCTGTCGGCGCCGTGTTTGCAGGCGACCTGCTTACGCTGTTTATCTTCTGGGAATTGCTGGCGCTGACGTCGGTATTTCTGATCTGGGCCCGTCGGACGGATCGTGCTTACTCTTCTGGCATTCGCTACCTGATCATTCAGATATTGTCTGGCGTCCTGTTGCTCGTAGGCCTGTTGATTTTCGCCCAGGTAAATAACAGTTTGTTGTTCACTCACATCGGCTTGCAACATGAAGGTATAGCCCAGCTAGGGGCCTGGTTAATTTTCTTTGGCTTTGGTATCAAGTGTGCGTTCCCGTTTATGCACAACTGGCTAACGGACTCTTACCCTGAGGCAACCCCAAGCGGTACAATTTTCTTAGCTTCGTTCACAACGAAGGTAGCGGTATACGCCTTTGCCCGTGGCTTTCCGGGTGAGGAAATTCTGGTCTGGATCGGCGTCACAATGGCGTGTTTCCCGATCTTCTTTGCCGTGATTGAGAATGATCTTCGCCGGGTACTTGCTTATAGTCTGATCAACCAGATCGGCTTTATGATAGTGGGTATTGGTATCGGTACTGCTCTCGCTTTAAATGGTGCCGTCGCACACGCCTTTAATGACGTTATCTTTAAAGGCCTGCTGATGATGACCATGGGTGCGGTATTGCACATGACAGGTAAAATCAACGGCTCTGAGCTGGGTGGCTTATATAAAAGTATGCCCAAAACCACGGTGCTCTGTATTGTCGGTGCTGCCTCTATCTCGGCTTTCCCACTGTTCAGCGGTTTCGTATCTAAGTCGATGATTATGGCCGCAGCTGTTTCCGAAGGCTATGATGTGGTCTGGCTGTTGTTGTTGTTTGCTGCTGCAGGTGTATTCCACCACGCAGGCATCAAGATCCCTTACTTTGCATTCTTTGCTCACGATTCAGGTATCCGTACAACAGAACCGCCTAAAAACATGCTTATCGCCATGACGTTGGCAGCAGTAGCCTGTGTTGTTTTAGGTACTTTCCCGGCCCAGACGGTTTATGCCCTGTTACCGTGGGAGCATAACTATCAGCCTTATGATGTTACCCACGTGTTAACTCAGTTGCAGTTGCTGTTTTTCTCAGCACTCGCCTTTGTATGGCTGAACCTGAAGAATATGTATCCGCCTGAGCTACCATCGACCAATCTCGATGCTGACTGGTTCTACCGTAAGCTTGCGCCGGCTGTTGTGAAACGGGTGGCGAGCACAACCTACGGTGCTTATGTCAGCGTTGAAAATTCTGTAATCCTTTCAGTCAAACGAATGGTACAGAATTCATATGATGCAGAGGCAGGCCAGCCAAAGGGCTACTTCGCTAAGCTATGGCCAACTGAAACCATGGTTGTCTGGGTAGCGATATTGCTGGTGGTCTATCTGCTATTTTATTACCTGCACTGA
- the mnhG gene encoding monovalent cation/H(+) antiporter subunit G: MLFLDIVSSILLLAGIFFGLSGAVGLFKFPDFFTRVHAASVTDSIAAILIIGGLLLQTSFDLNTAKLVFILLFLMLTSPTASHALAKAARHGGLLTLAETRPKDKQEHTQ; encoded by the coding sequence ATGCTTTTCCTGGACATTGTCAGTAGCATACTGCTTCTCGCAGGGATATTTTTTGGATTGAGCGGTGCTGTCGGGCTGTTCAAATTTCCTGACTTTTTCACTCGGGTACACGCAGCCAGTGTCACCGATTCTATCGCCGCTATCTTAATTATTGGCGGTTTACTGTTACAAACTTCATTCGATCTGAATACGGCCAAGCTAGTGTTTATTTTGCTGTTTTTAATGTTGACCAGCCCCACAGCCTCCCATGCACTGGCAAAAGCTGCCCGTCATGGCGGATTGCTTACTCTGGCAGAAACCCGTCCGAAAGATAAACAGGAGCATACTCAGTAA
- a CDS encoding cation:proton antiporter subunit C — MNFILDYYNYWIVVFLMMAGFYIVISANNLVKKIVGLNVFQTSVFMLYISMGKVSGGTAPIVVEGVTEYSNPLPHVLILTAIVVGVATTAVGLALVVRIKRAYGTVEENEFDNKDDAI; from the coding sequence GTGAACTTTATTCTCGATTATTACAACTACTGGATCGTCGTATTTCTGATGATGGCCGGTTTTTACATTGTTATTTCAGCGAACAATCTGGTTAAGAAAATTGTTGGCCTGAATGTTTTTCAGACCTCTGTCTTCATGCTCTATATCTCCATGGGTAAAGTCAGCGGAGGTACTGCTCCTATCGTGGTTGAAGGGGTTACTGAATATTCTAATCCTCTGCCTCACGTTCTTATTCTTACCGCCATTGTTGTGGGTGTTGCCACAACGGCGGTGGGTCTTGCACTGGTTGTCCGGATTAAACGCGCTTATGGCACTGTTGAAGAGAATGAATTTGATAATAAGGATGATGCGATCTGA
- a CDS encoding DUF4040 domain-containing protein gives MAEFIDLVLLAMLALTALRIIFLKDLFAVVMLFGIYSFLSALIFVNLDAVDVAFTEASVGAGISTVLMLGTLALTGRKEKKSTHSKLLPLFVVLVTGAALIYGTLDMPPFGDPNNPVHQHVAPRYIEESPKEVGLPNMVTSVLASYRGFDTLGETVVVFAALIGVFSLLGVRRKQKKDHESGLESHTVLHVVAKVIIPLVILFALYVQFHGDFGPGGGFQAGVIAAAAFILYALVFGLPKAFAVVGPKFLQWMAAFGVLLYASVGLYSMYKGGNFLDYNQLAADPIAGQHYGIIIIELGVGFTVFAVMLNIFYAFGSQAERSNVQ, from the coding sequence ATGGCAGAGTTTATTGATCTGGTGCTGCTGGCAATGCTTGCACTGACCGCCTTGCGGATCATTTTCCTAAAAGACCTGTTTGCCGTTGTAATGTTGTTCGGTATCTACAGTTTCCTGTCCGCTTTGATTTTTGTGAATCTCGATGCAGTTGACGTTGCCTTTACTGAAGCTTCAGTGGGGGCTGGTATATCGACAGTTCTGATGCTCGGTACGCTGGCGCTGACTGGCAGAAAAGAGAAAAAGAGCACGCATTCTAAGCTATTGCCGCTGTTTGTTGTTCTGGTTACAGGCGCGGCGTTAATTTATGGCACCCTCGATATGCCTCCTTTCGGAGATCCGAATAACCCGGTGCATCAGCATGTCGCACCACGTTATATAGAAGAGTCACCGAAAGAGGTTGGCTTACCTAATATGGTTACGTCGGTGTTAGCGAGTTATCGCGGCTTCGATACGCTGGGGGAAACGGTCGTAGTGTTCGCTGCGTTGATAGGCGTTTTCTCTCTGCTGGGAGTAAGACGTAAGCAGAAAAAAGACCATGAATCGGGCCTTGAATCACACACAGTGCTGCACGTGGTTGCCAAAGTCATTATTCCCCTGGTGATTCTTTTTGCCTTATACGTCCAGTTCCATGGCGATTTCGGCCCTGGCGGAGGTTTCCAGGCAGGCGTAATTGCGGCAGCTGCTTTCATTTTGTATGCCCTGGTTTTCGGGCTGCCTAAAGCGTTTGCCGTAGTCGGGCCAAAATTCTTACAGTGGATGGCTGCTTTTGGCGTGCTGCTCTATGCCAGTGTCGGTTTGTACAGCATGTATAAGGGCGGGAATTTCCTTGATTACAACCAACTCGCCGCAGACCCGATAGCCGGTCAGCACTATGGCATCATCATTATTGAGCTGGGGGTGGGTTTTACCGTGTTTGCGGTCATGCTGAATATTTTCTATGCCTTTGGCAGTCAGGCTGAGAGGTCAAACGTCCAGTGA
- a CDS encoding Na+/H+ antiporter subunit E: protein MHIVKWAAVLSIFWLLLSGFIEPLLLSFGAISVVVVVFVLKRMDEVENESSQIGTSLRLIRYIPWLIGQIISSSIHVTKLIWGSPDKVSPAIATISANRVPPSSRVLYANSITLTPGTLSVDLEEGEITVHALHKSSIDELKEGAMEKKIAGIWGESK, encoded by the coding sequence ATGCATATCGTTAAGTGGGCGGCAGTACTTTCAATATTCTGGTTGTTGCTTTCCGGATTCATCGAGCCGTTATTACTGAGTTTCGGTGCCATATCAGTGGTTGTTGTTGTCTTTGTACTGAAGCGAATGGATGAGGTCGAAAATGAGTCCAGTCAGATCGGTACAAGCCTTCGGCTGATTCGCTATATTCCCTGGCTGATCGGGCAAATTATCAGTTCCAGCATCCACGTAACGAAGCTAATTTGGGGTTCACCGGACAAAGTGTCGCCAGCTATAGCAACAATAAGCGCAAACAGAGTTCCGCCAAGTAGCCGTGTCCTTTATGCAAACTCAATTACACTGACTCCCGGTACCTTAAGTGTGGATCTGGAAGAGGGTGAGATAACTGTACATGCATTGCACAAGTCGTCTATTGATGAGTTGAAAGAAGGTGCAATGGAAAAGAAGATTGCAGGCATCTGGGGCGAAAGCAAATGA
- a CDS encoding monovalent cation/H+ antiporter subunit D family protein: MNLWQAFEPAQLIALSICVPFIGALLVVATGKLPNLREAVTLITAVILFSIVLAITDYTFKGTALQLDVVEIFPGLGISFNVEPLGVLFAIVASFLWIVTSIYAIGYMRGHHEVNQTRFFCCFALAISSVMGICFSGNLLTLFIFYEVLTLSTYPLVTHAGNDAAKQGGRVYLGILLSTSIAFLLFAVLGTYVLTGTLDFRAGGIFDDSHNKVVLSVLLVLFCYGVGKAAIMPFHRWLPAAMVAPTPVSALLHAVAVVKAGVFSILKIVIYIFGIEGLKDLATTDLMLYIGAATILLSSCIAMTKDNLKARLAYSTVSQLSYIVVGALLASSIASAGAALHIATHAVGKITLFFCAGAIMVASHKKNISDMVGLGRKMPITFAAFAIGAISIIGLPPMAGTWSKWYLAIGALETDKLIIVAVLMISSLLNIAYLLPIPIKAFFSKPAEGAQPWSWSETKEAPLPILIALSITSVGCLALFFYLQPLVDLINLIPGVSTDMPASTDTSVSTNMGEG, from the coding sequence ATGAATCTCTGGCAGGCATTCGAACCGGCGCAGTTAATTGCGCTATCTATCTGTGTTCCTTTTATTGGTGCGCTACTGGTTGTTGCGACGGGGAAATTACCTAACCTGCGTGAAGCGGTGACGCTGATAACAGCCGTCATATTGTTCAGTATTGTTCTGGCAATTACTGATTACACTTTCAAAGGAACTGCTCTTCAATTAGATGTGGTTGAGATATTTCCGGGGCTTGGTATCAGCTTTAATGTTGAACCTTTAGGCGTGCTGTTTGCTATCGTTGCCAGCTTTCTGTGGATCGTTACCAGCATATATGCCATTGGATATATGCGCGGCCATCATGAAGTAAACCAGACGCGCTTCTTCTGCTGTTTTGCATTGGCAATCAGTTCAGTCATGGGCATCTGTTTTTCAGGTAACCTGCTTACGCTGTTCATTTTCTATGAGGTACTGACGCTTTCAACTTACCCTCTGGTAACTCATGCCGGCAACGATGCGGCGAAGCAGGGTGGGCGGGTCTACCTGGGCATTCTGCTGAGTACCTCAATTGCATTCCTGCTATTCGCGGTGCTGGGTACCTATGTCCTGACCGGAACGCTGGATTTCCGGGCTGGCGGTATTTTTGATGACTCCCATAATAAGGTGGTTCTCAGTGTTCTGCTTGTTCTGTTCTGCTACGGCGTGGGTAAAGCGGCTATTATGCCTTTCCATCGCTGGCTGCCCGCTGCGATGGTTGCACCTACCCCGGTAAGTGCCTTATTGCACGCAGTTGCGGTCGTAAAAGCCGGTGTGTTCAGCATTCTGAAGATTGTTATCTATATCTTTGGTATTGAAGGTCTGAAGGATCTGGCGACAACCGATCTCATGTTGTATATCGGTGCGGCGACCATACTGCTGTCATCCTGTATCGCCATGACCAAGGATAACCTGAAAGCCCGTTTGGCTTACTCAACAGTGAGTCAGCTGAGTTATATCGTGGTCGGTGCATTGCTCGCATCTTCCATCGCCAGTGCTGGTGCTGCCTTGCATATTGCGACTCATGCGGTCGGTAAGATCACGCTGTTCTTCTGTGCCGGTGCCATCATGGTCGCCAGCCATAAGAAAAACATCAGTGATATGGTGGGGCTGGGGCGCAAGATGCCGATTACTTTTGCCGCGTTCGCTATCGGTGCCATCAGTATTATCGGCTTACCACCGATGGCAGGCACCTGGAGTAAATGGTATCTCGCCATTGGTGCGTTAGAGACGGATAAACTCATCATAGTGGCAGTGCTGATGATAAGTTCCCTGCTGAACATTGCTTACCTGTTACCGATTCCGATCAAGGCGTTTTTCAGCAAGCCTGCGGAAGGTGCTCAGCCATGGTCCTGGTCAGAAACTAAGGAAGCGCCGTTACCCATTCTGATTGCGCTGTCGATCACTTCTGTTGGTTGTCTTGCACTGTTTTTCTATCTTCAGCCCCTGGTCGATCTTATTAATCTGATCCCGGGAGTCTCAACCGACATGCCAGCTTCAACGGATACGAGCGTTTCAACGAATATGGGGGAGGGCTAG
- a CDS encoding monovalent cation/H+ antiporter subunit D family protein, whose protein sequence is MLEQHLPALPIILPLIAAPIALLLGRSILSWGFATLVSGLAFIFSWQLLAAALSDGVLSYAVGGWAPPWGIELRVDVANAFVLLAVTAISTLVLVYSKDSIEKEVKAANHSLFYTAHLLCLAGLSGILITGDAFNLFVFLEVSSLATYALVSLASDRRCLTAAFRYLVMGTIGATFILIGVGMLYMKTGTLNMMDLAVRIDAYDSSRTINTGLAFIMVGVSIKLALFPLHMWLPPAYTHAPSAVSAFLSSTATKVAVYVMIRFIFTVFGIEHVFVDMGMGLILMVLAVVAIFKCSYMATVQSNVKTVLAYSSVAQIGYMILGLSLVSVAGLMAGMIHIFNHALMKGALFMAVGAVFYRVGSVDIKAFAGLGRKMPLTMAAFAIAGLSIIGVPLTVGFVSKWYLVTAALEQDNWIVAALVLLGSLFAVVYIGRVLEAAYFQKLPESQGSKNIKEVSWLMLAPMWVLVIANIYFGIDTSLTTEAANSAAEWLFQADSMSVSKALEGQMSDTVVQEVSS, encoded by the coding sequence ATGCTTGAACAACATTTGCCTGCGCTTCCTATAATACTGCCCCTGATCGCAGCACCTATTGCACTTCTTCTGGGCCGGTCAATACTTTCCTGGGGCTTTGCCACCCTGGTCAGTGGTCTGGCATTTATATTCTCCTGGCAATTGCTGGCAGCAGCCTTATCTGATGGTGTGCTCAGCTATGCCGTTGGCGGTTGGGCGCCGCCCTGGGGAATCGAGTTACGGGTTGATGTTGCTAATGCCTTTGTCTTATTAGCAGTAACAGCTATCTCTACTCTGGTGCTGGTATATTCAAAAGACAGCATAGAGAAAGAGGTGAAAGCTGCAAATCACTCGCTTTTTTATACCGCACACTTGCTATGCCTTGCAGGTCTTTCAGGCATTCTGATAACCGGCGATGCGTTTAACCTCTTTGTATTCCTGGAAGTCTCTTCACTGGCGACCTATGCCTTAGTGAGTTTGGCTTCGGACCGGCGTTGTCTGACAGCAGCATTCCGTTATCTGGTGATGGGTACTATCGGTGCGACCTTTATCCTGATCGGTGTTGGCATGCTCTACATGAAAACCGGCACCCTGAACATGATGGATTTGGCGGTCAGAATAGACGCATACGACAGTAGTCGTACGATTAATACCGGGCTCGCGTTTATTATGGTGGGTGTCAGTATCAAGCTTGCACTGTTCCCGTTACATATGTGGTTGCCGCCGGCATATACCCATGCCCCTTCGGCAGTGTCAGCATTTCTGTCCAGTACTGCTACGAAAGTGGCGGTCTACGTCATGATCCGCTTTATCTTCACTGTTTTCGGCATTGAGCATGTTTTTGTTGATATGGGGATGGGTCTGATCCTGATGGTGCTGGCGGTTGTTGCTATCTTTAAGTGCTCCTATATGGCAACGGTACAAAGTAACGTTAAGACAGTACTTGCCTACAGCAGTGTTGCGCAAATTGGCTATATGATCCTTGGGCTTAGCCTGGTGAGTGTAGCGGGGCTCATGGCCGGTATGATCCATATCTTTAACCACGCGCTGATGAAGGGTGCCCTGTTTATGGCTGTGGGGGCAGTGTTTTATCGCGTTGGTTCTGTCGATATCAAAGCGTTTGCAGGGCTGGGCAGGAAAATGCCTCTGACAATGGCGGCGTTTGCCATCGCTGGGCTGAGTATTATTGGTGTGCCGCTTACCGTTGGTTTTGTTAGCAAATGGTATTTAGTGACAGCAGCGCTGGAGCAGGATAACTGGATTGTAGCAGCGCTGGTATTGCTCGGTTCTCTGTTTGCGGTTGTCTATATTGGCCGGGTTCTTGAAGCGGCTTATTTTCAAAAACTGCCGGAATCACAGGGTTCGAAAAACATCAAAGAAGTTTCCTGGCTGATGCTGGCTCCGATGTGGGTGCTTGTGATTGCCAATATCTATTTCGGCATTGATACGTCCTTGACAACTGAAGCGGCGAATAGCGCTGCAGAGTGGCTTTTCCAAGCTGACAGTATGTCAGTAAGTAAAGCGCTGGAAGGCCAGATGTCAGACACTGTAGTGCAGGAGGTTTCATCATGA